CTGGTGTAGGGGTGAGGGGTTCTATGGGAGGACGGCGACTGGGGCCTTTGAGCAAGCGCGAGAGTAAGATAAATACTGCTGGCGCTTGTATAATTAGCAGCCCCAGAGAAATTGCACCCCAGATTTCTTCTGCCAACAAGTTTGTCAACCAAAAGCTCACTTGGGAGCAACCCCCGCAGAAGCAACTGAAACTTCAGCTTTCCGGCTGGCTTCGCTGGCAGATAGATTAGCAGCAGCGGTAGTAACTGCTAAATTGAGGGCAGCGCTGTCTGGTGCTGGTTTGGCTGCCCACCAAAGGGTGACGGCAGGAAAAACGCCTACCACTAAACCCAATACAACAGGTATCCAGATGCCAGCTGCCAAGCTCATTACCGTTGCGAAGACAAAGTTACCCAAATAAACGGTTAGGGGCAGGTTTAGTTGCGATCGGGTTAACTGTCCAACTGCATCTGATGTTGAGTTGGAGATCTTTTTCCACAAAATAGTTGCCACGGTCATGAACACTGTACCCGTTCCAAACCAACCGGCAAAGTTTTGGTAGGGCATCCCGAAGAAAGCACCGGGTTGTTCCCAATGCCAGAAGGGAACCATCGTCTGACTCATGGCGGGGTCAAGTACGAAGTCCCAGGATGTCAGTAGCAGGGCTCCTAATGCAATTGCCCCGACTTGATACAGCCAACTCGATTTGCGATCGGAATTTAAACCCGTTGTGGCGAGTAAGTAGGAAACCAACCCTAAATAAAACCAGGAAAGGGGTATCGTCACGGGAACTAAGCCAGCTACCTTATATCCCAAGCCGCTCAAATACCCATAGTGACCGAAGGGAAAACCCGTACTGGTTCCCAGCAATTCGCTACCCAAGGAAATAAACACAGACGGGACCATAAATGCCAGCCAACGCCACAACCCCAGCGTGCGGTAAGCATAAATGGCCACAGCTGCCGCTCCCAAAACGATGTAAACTACACCACCACCAGCCATGCTCCACTGGAAGAAGGTCTGCCCATACGCCGGTAAACTTACAATTAATTCCGGATTTGGTAAAACTAACAGCAGTCCTGCCAGTCCAAAAGCCATTGACACGAGATGACCGATCAGACAGAAGCGCTCGGCCATAACCAGTTGCTTCATAGAAACTCCTTTAGATAGATTACAATCGCAAGGGCTTCTTAATAGTTTACAAATGTTTAACAAAAGTTAACCTATCCAGTAGTGCTTTTCTGTCATATCCTTTCTGCTAAAGTTTCCTACAAAAGTTATTTCCCTCCTCCCTCTTCTTCTCCCTCCCCCACACCCCCACACCCCCACAAGCAAAAAATCGGGCAAAGGAGCCGGACGGAGAGATAAATTAGTTTCAGTCCCCGATCGAGCTAAACCGGCTATTCTGTAAAAAAGTTGCTTGTGAAAAAAATCCCCTGGCTCTCTCTAACCATACTCCTGGTTGCCTACATGACCGTGGGCTGGGTTTTATCGGCTTCTCCCTGGTATATTTTGCTCTTAGCGATCGCTCTGATTTTACTCCTAGCCGAAATTTTAGCCGCTCCGTTTTCCAACGTGAGAAAGGCTCTTGTCTATTCCTTCAGTACCGATACTCGCGGTTTTATTCTCATAATTAGTATTGCTTTTTTCGCAACCGTGCTGGCCATCTGGATTCACATTGTTGCTCATACCCTGGTTTTGCTCGCCGCAGGGCTCTTGGCTAGGTTGGATATGCTCACGGCTCGTTTTACCGATTGGCAAGCATTTTCGGTTTTATCTTTTGTTTCGCTGGCTGGCTTTGGGCTGGGTTGGGCAGCACATCACCTAGCTGCGATCGGACTCTAAAACAAAGCTCTCGCTCCTTTACCTCAAGATAGACACTCTATAAATCGGCACAAAGTCAGAGACTTCTAATGCTGTATTTGAGGACACTACTAAGTAGATAGCGTTTAACTGTCCTTCTGCCCTACAGCATTAATCGCCGTGGGGCAATTTTGTCTTTAGGGGTTAGGGGTTAGGGACTAGGGGTTAGGGGTTAGGGGTTAGGGACTAGGGATTAGGGGTTAGGGGTTAGGGACTAGGGATTAGGGGTTAGTATCGATCGCAAGTTACCTGTTGTTCTGTTCTCCCCCACTCCCCCACTCTCCCGCTCCCCCACTCCCCCACAGCCCTAAGCTACAGGAACCGAAAAATAAAAGGGTAGCGGTAGGGTTGTTCCGGATTGCTCAAGCACTGGAGAATTGCTAAGATTGGCAAAACAAAGTTGACAATTTGCAAAATTCCTAGTAATAGGAATCCGATCAATACAATTGTGAGAATTCCAAAGATGATGCCATAAATCCAGACGTTGAAGTGAAAATTCAGCGCTTCTTTGGCATTGTCTTTCACAACTGGGTCATCCGATACGAACAATACCGCGATCGGTATCCCAACGGAGACAAAGGCGAGGCTAAAAAATATCGAGCCATGACATAACGCTGATAAAATCTTTCGCTTGTCAGTGTCATACATAGAACCAACTCCTCAGAGCCAGTCAGGTTTATCCTTTCCTTATGAAGCTATCACACCTAACGCATACGCTGGCGGAGGAGATTTCCGTACTGTATGTGGGGGTAGGTAGGGACGGTTGGTTAGGGATCGGATCGAATCAGTTTGTAACAGAACGATCGATCTATCCCCCTCTATCCCCCTCCCCCCTTCTCTTCTCGCTCCGCAATTTGTTAAATCTTATTTTAAGCTTTAAGGTTGTAGGCCATACAGAAGTTCCGGCTCCACCAGTAACTATTCTTCTTATCTAGGATTGCAATACGCTTGCGGAGTGCCGATCTTCCAGTTACCTTGGGATTAGCTGATGTTACAACTGCATTTCCTTTTGAGGTTTCTCTAGAAAACATTGGCCTTCGCTCTGGCAAATCTATCCACAACGGATTCATTCAGTACTCTGGCACTCCACTCTGCCTAATCCTACTGGTAAAACAAATTATGTTAACGCTTCCTGGCTACCAAATCACGTCAGCCGTTCATACCGGAGCAAGAACAGTAATTTATCGTGGCATTAAACTGCCCGATCGACAATCCGTCATCGTCAAAACCCTGCTGTCAAAGTATCCTACCCTCGAAGAAATTACTAGATTGCGGCATGAATATAAGATTTTGCAACCATTAAACATAGAAGGAATATCCAAACCTATAGCCTTAGAAAACTATAAAAATGGTCTGGCTCTCATCCTGGAGGATTTTGGTGCGGAGTCTCTCAAGCAATTGATGGCATCCCATAAAATTTCTGTTGCCTCGTTCCTTTACATAGTTTCTCAGTTAGCAGAAATCCTCCACCAACTGTATGAAAATCACATCATTCATAAAGATATAAAACCTCAAAATATCCTAATCGAACCTGTTAACTGGACTGTCAGGCTGATTGACTTTAGCATTGCATCCCGCTTATCTAGAGAAACGCCAACTATTAGCAACGCCGATTCTCTTGAAGGCACTCTCGCCTACATTTCCCCCGAAGCAACGGGGAGAATGAATCGTTTTCTTGACTACCGCTGCGACTTCTACTCCCTCGGCGTCACCTGCTATGAAATATTGACGGGTCAGCTACCTTTTCTCACCAAAGATCCCCTAGAACTAATACACTGTCATGTAGCCGTTTCACCAATACCGCCCCATCAAGTCAACGCCGAAATTCCCCAAGCTGTTTCCGATATAGTGATGAAATTAATGGCTAAATCGGCTGAAGACAGATACCAAACAGCGTTGGGATTGAAAGCGGATATAGAAATTTGTTTGGATCGATTGTTGAGATTCGATCGCATTGAATACTTTACTCCCGGCGCTGTAGATAAGTCCGGTCAATTCCTCATTCCTCAAAAACTCTACGGACGAGAAGCGGAAGTTGCCATGCTTTTGGATGCGTTCGATCGCGTAGCGTCTCCCCAAGAGAATGGCGTCACCGCAAGCAACACCGAAATCATGCTCGTTTCCGGTTACTCTGGCATTGGCAAAACTCGCGTAATCAACGAAGTTCACAAACCAATTGTACGCCAGCGCGGCTACTTTATTGCGGGCAAATTTGACCAATTTAAGAGAAATATTCCCTATGCTGCCTTGATTCAAGCTTTTCAGGAATTAATTGCAACCTTATTAACAAACAATCTCGATAAAATCGCTATTTGGAAAGAAAAACTACAAGAAGCGCTCGGACAAAATGGCCAAGTAATTATAGATGTTATACCCGAAGTTGAACGGATTATCGGCCCTCAACCAGAAGTCCCGGAACTGGGAGCAACAGAAGCCCAAAATCGCTTTAATCGCCTGTTTCAAAAATTCATCGGTGTATTTGCCCAACCAACTCATCCCCTGGTATTATTCTTGGACGATTTACAGTGGGCAGATTCCGCTTCTCTAAAGTTAATTCAGCAGATTGTCACCGACCCCGAAAGCAAATATCTGCTGCTAATTGGAGCGTATCGCGACAATGAAGTCAGCCCCACCCACGCCACAATTCAAACTATAGAAAAAATTCAACAAGCTGGTGCAATTGTAAATAACATTGTTTTGCAACCATTGAATTTTGGTAGCATCAGTCAATTAATAGCAGATACTTTAGGTGAAACAGTAGCACAAGGAAGAACTTTTACTTTAGCTGAACTAACTTACAATAAAACCCAAGGAAATCCTTTCTTTTTAACCCAATTACTGCAAACTCTACACGCAGAAAAGCTAATTAATTTCGATTATGTAGAAGGACGATGGTTGTGGGATATAGAGAGAATACAATCTATAGGGATTGCCGATTATAGTGTTGTCGAATTGGTAGCGAGAAATATTCAAAAACTATCACCAGAAACTCAGGAAGTCTTAAAGTTAGCTGCTTGCATAGGTCACCAATTTACCTTAGATAACCTCGCTGTCGTCAACGAGCAATCTTTATTAAAAACTGCCGATGATTTGTGGGAAGCATTGCAATCTGGGTTAATTTTGCCGCTATCGCAAGCTTATAAAATTCCATTTTTTTTTGAAGAAACAGAACAATTGTTTTTACAAGTTGAAGATTTAAAAATTAGCTATAAGTTTTTACACGACAGAGTACAGCAAGCCGCCTATTCTTTAATACCAGATGAACAGAAGAAAGAGACGCACCTAAAAATAGGTAAGTTGCTTTTAGAAAAAACGGCCAAATTTGGGCTGCAAGAAAATATTTTTGATATTGTTAACCAGTTGAATATTGGCGTAGATTTCATCACCTCTGTTGCTGAAAAGGAAGAACTGGCGAAATTAAATCTGCTCGCGGGAAGGAAAGCTTTAGCCGCTACCGCTTATGATGCGGCGGTTAGATATTTAAATGTTGGTTTGCAATTGCTTGCGCCTGACTGTTGGGATAGTCAGTATGAATTGGCGCGGGATTTGTTTGTGGAAACTACAGCAGCTGAATACCTCAATACGAATTTTGAACGAGCGAAACAGTTGTCTGATGTTGTAATTCAACAAGCAAGAGATCTTATTGAAAAAATACCTATTTATGAAAGAAAAATCCAGTTTCATATTGCACAAAATCAGATGCAATCAGCGCTAGATACGGCGCTGCCAGTACTGCAAAAGCTGGGAGTATATCTTCCCAAAAAAGCAAGTAAAATTAGTATTTTGGTGGGGTTGATTGGCACGAAAATTACCCTACGAGGAAAGGAAATTGAAGAGTTGGCTAACTTGCCAGAAATGACCGATATATACAAACTGGCAGCTATGCGGATATTAATGACAGTTTTAGGATCGGTTTATTTTGTGGCTCCCAATCTTTTTCCAGTATTTATATTTAAGATGATACATTTGAGTATTAAATATGGCAATTCTCCTCTGACGGCTTACGTCTATGATTTTTATGGCGTACTATGCGTGGCTCTCGGAGATATTGAATCTGCCTATAAATTTGGCCAATTGGCTATGAGGCTACTGGAAAAATTTAACGCCAAAGAACTGAAATCGAAAGTAAAAGTAGTATTCAACAACGGAATCAGACACTGGAAAGACCATGCAAAAGAAACTTTAGAACCAATGCTTGAAGGAATTCAAGATGGTCTGGAAGTAGGAGATATAGAACACGCTTGTTACAATGCGATGAATTATTCCGTACAATCTTTTTTGGTTGGTAATCATTTAGAAACTTTGGCTCAAGCGCTGAAAAACTATCGAGAAATGACGGGTAAATTCAAACAGGATCTTCAACTAATAAGCATAAGTGTATGCAGTCAAGCAGTCGCCAATCTAACAGGTAACGCCGAGGAAAAGTGCAAGTTAGTCGGTGAAATGTTTAACGATAAAGAAATGTTACCAATATTAATAGAAAAAAACAATGTATTGGTAATTTTTTATGTTCATTTTTTTAAAACGTTTCTTTCGTATTTGTTTAAAGACTACGCTCAGGCTATTGAACAAGCGAGAAGGGCGGAAAAATACGCAGAAGGTGCGCCCGGTACTATGGCTTTTGCTGTCCATAAGTGCTACTACTCTCTGGCACTTTTAAAACAGTATAGCTACGCGACAAAAACTGAGCAAAGGCAATATCTCAAGCAAGTGACAGAGCTTCAGAAGAAAATGAAAAAATGGGCAGACCACGCGCCCACAAATCACAAACATAAGTACTTGCTTGTAGAGGCAGAAAAAGCGAGAGTACTCGTTCGAGATATAAAGGCGATGGAGTATTATGAATTAGCAATAAAAGGAGCGAAAGAACAAGGATACATCCAGGAAGAAGCATTGGCGAACGAACTCACAGCAGAGTTTTATTTCTCCCGTGGCAAAGAGAAAATAGCTCAAATATATCTCACCGATGCCTACTATGGATATATTCGCTGGGGCAGTTCGGCTAAAGTCAAAGATTTAGAAGAAAGATATCCTGAATTCTTTTTGGGATTGGTGAAGCGAGAAGACTCTGACTTGGATGTAAATAGAACAACCACCTCGACAACAGGAGGAAAGTCATCGGTATTGGATTTGGTGACTGTGGCAAAAGCTTCGCAAGCAATTTCCGAAGAAATCGTTCTCGATAAGCTGCTTGCTAAGTTAATGCACATCACACTTGAGAATGCAGGCGCTTCCAAAGGTCTTCTCTTTTTGTCAAGGGCAGATAAATTGCTGTTGGTAGCTGAGGGTGCTGTAGAAAGACAAAAGGTGCGAGTGTTGTCATCAATTCCCGTAGAATCTAGCCACGATGTACCGAGTTCAATTATCAATTATGCGGTCAGAACCGGGGAAAATTTATTATTAAATAATGCGGCGATTGAACCACGATTTGCTAACGATCCCTACATTGAGAAAAGCCAGGTCAAGTCTGTTCTTTGTTTGCCGCTGATTCATCAGGGAAAATTTACGGGAGTTTTGTATTTAGAAAATAATTTGAGTGTGGGAGCTTTTACGCCTGCGCGATTGTCCGTGTTAAAACTTTTAGCTGCACAAGCGTCTATTTCTTTAGAGAAGGCGAGCCTTTATCAGGAGTTGCAAAACTATTCTCAGCAACTGGAACAATCTTTGCATAAGTTGCAACAAACGCAGACTCAGCTAATTCAAACCGAGAAAATATCGAGTTTGGGGCAATTGGTTGCGGGGGTAGCTCATGAAGTAAATAACCCGGTTAGCTTTATCAATGGGAATCTGCACTATACAAATGAATACGTACAAAATTTGCTAAACTTGCTGAATCTATATCGGCAGTGTTTTCCCGATCCTCCAGATCGGATTCAAGAAGAAATAGAAGCGATCGATCTAGAATACCTGATAGAAGATTTGCCCAAAATGCTGTCTTCGATGAAAGTGGGAACCGATCGCATTCGCGATATTATGCAGTCGTTACGCAATTTCTCCCGAATTGATAACGGAAAACCGAAATTGGCAAACATTCATGAGGGACTCGATAGTACGCTGATGATTCTCCAGCATCGCCTCAAAGCTAAGGGAGAACGTCCGGCGATAAATTTGGTGAAGGAGTACGGGGATTTGCCGCTTGTGGAATGTTATTCGGGACAACTAAATCAGGTGTTTATGAATCTGTTGGCGAATGCGATCGACGCCCTTGAAGAAGTTTGGGGGCAAACCCACCCTCAACCCCTAAGAGTCCCACAGGGAGAGGAGAAAGATTCCAAAATTCAAAATCCAGAGATTCGCATTCGTACAGAGGCGATAGATGGCGATCGGGTGGCGATTAAGATTAAAGATAATGGCCCTGGAATGACCGAAGAAGTACGCGCTAAGCTTTTCGATGCTTTTTTTACAACCAAGCCAGAGGGTAAGGGTACTGGTTTGGGATTGTCAATTAGTTATCAAATTGTCGTCGAAAAACATGGAGGTAGTATTGAATGTTTTTCCACTCCAGGAGAAGGGACAGAGTTTGCAATCGAGATTCCTGTAAGGCAGGAGTCTCAGAATAGCGAGATGGGAGCGCTTCCCCGATCGGATGATTCAGATTAATACTGTCCTATTTTCCTATTTCACTCTGATTTATGGACGGTTTGCGATCGGGCGATCGCACCCAAGCAAGCTTTCCGATCCTCTAAATCGCCCCTTACGACCATTTGCAGTGGATTTTAGAAGAGCAAGATCTGGAAGTCAAACAAGTCTTAATTCACGGGATTGGCAGGTTGCGAATTCGTAAAGAATTAGGAAATATTGACATCGACTTTTAACTGCACTTCCATTATCCAGAATAGTGGCTCTTTCAAACGACAGTTTCAGCCATACCGTGTAAACCCAGCAAATTGTTTTTACAATGGTCAGGTGAAGATTCCCCAACAAAGCTCCATGATGACCACAGAAGTTGAAATTGAACTCGAAGCAGCAGTTGAGCGTCGGCGCAACTTTGCGATTATTTCCCACCCGGATGCCGGTAAAACTACGCTCACCGAAAAGCTCTTGCTGTACGGGGGAGCAATTCACGAAGCAGGTGCGGTAAAAGCGCGGAGAGCGCAGCGGAAGGCAACTTCTGACTGGATGGAGATGGAGCAACAGCGGGGTATCTCGATTACCTCGACAGTATTGCAGTTTGAATACCGTAATTGTCAGATTAACCTGCTAGACACGCCCGGACACCAAGATTTTAGCGAAGATACCTATCGGACTCTGGCGGCGGCGGATAATGCGGTGATGCTGATCGATGCGGCTAAAGGTTTGGAAGCGCAGACCCGCAAGCTGTTTGAAGTTTGTCGGATGCGAAATCTTCCCATCTTCACCTTTATCAACAAACTCGATCGTCCGGGACGGGAACCCTTGGAATTGCTGGATGAAATCGAGCGGGAATTGGGTTTGCAGACTTATGCTGTTAATTGGCCGATCGGTATGGGCGATCGCTTTAAAGGCGTGTTCGATCGCGAGAAGCGCCAAATTCACTTATTCGAGCGTACCGCCCACGGTAGTCGCGAAGCAAAAGATACGATCGTCGAGCTGGGCGACCCCCGTCTGGAAAAATTATTAGACCGAGACCTCTATTACCAACTCAAAGAAGATTTAGAAGTTTTAGAAGAAGTGGGGCCAGCATTGGATGTGGAGAAAGTCCACAGCGGTAAAATGACGCCCCTGTTTTTCGGTAGCGCCATGACCAACTTCGGGGTAGAACTATTCCTCAATTCCTTCTTGGACTGCGCTCTTAAACCCGGTTCTCATAACAGTACCATTGGCGAAATACCCCCCACATATCCCGACTTTTCCGGATTCGTGTTCAAGCTGCAAGCTAACATGGACCCGAAACACCGAGATAGAGTCGCTTTCGTGCGCGTTTGTACCGGTAAGTTTGAAAAAGACATGACCGTCAATCATGCCCGCTCTGGTAAAACCGTGCGTTTGTCAAGACCCCAAAAATTGTTTGCCCAAGAAAGGGAATCGATCGAAGAAGCTTATCCCGGCGATGTCATTGGTTTGAATAATCCGGGAGTATTTGCGATCGGCGACACAATTTACATCGGTCAAAAGTTAGAGTACGAAGGCATACCCTGCTTTTCGCCGGAATTGTTTGCTTATTTGAAAAACCCAAATCCTTCTAAATTTAAGCAATTTCGTAAAGGCGTTTCCGAACTGCGGGAAGAAGGCGCAGTGCAAATCATGTACTCCGCCGATGAGTCCAAGCGCGATCCCATTCTGGCAGCAGTAGGACAGCTGCAATTTGAAGTAGTGCAGTTTCGCTTGCTCAACGAATATGGAGTGGAAACTCACTTGGACTTGTTACCCTATACGGTCGCTCGCTGGGTTGCCAGTGGCTGGGAAGCTTTAGAAAAAGTTGGTCGCCTTTTCAACACCGTAACGGTAAAAGATAGTTGGGGACGCCCAGTACTTTTGTTTAAAAATGAATGGAATTTGCAACAAGTACAGGCAGATCACCCGGAATTACAGCTAAATTCTTCGGCTCCAGTAGTTTCCGGTCAGGAACCGGAATCATTATGACCTTCAATTAGAAGAGCCTGATTTTGTTAAGTTAATTCTCTTTAATTACAAAATTGGGTATCCTCTTTTTAGAGGTAAGTTACAACAGGATTGGGGCAAAATATTTTCCCCCATATTCCTGCTTTAATTTTGCCCAACTTACCTCTAAATCAAGGAGGCTAAATATATGCTTCCTCTCCAGAAATTCTTCCTGGCTGCTACTACATTAATTGCACTAGAAACAGCCACCATTTCTCCTGCTTTGGCGCTGACTTTTAATTTCCACTTCATCGACCCAGTTCCTCCCGGCCCATTGTCTGGCATTAAAGGCGGCAGTTTAACCGTCGCTGACAGCATCGATAATGTTAACCTTGGCTATCAAGGTGGCTCCGGTTCTCCTTCGGGAATAAATGTGGGAGGCATAACTGGGATGAGTAGCCAATTTGCTGTTGAGCGAACTATTGGCTGGCGGTTTTTTGCAAACGATACCTGGAATTTTGGCTCTTGGTCTACTGGTGTTTATTGGGAGTTGAAGATTTCATGTCCTTTAAATTTGACGAGTTGTAGTGGTTCGTCAGGGTCGTTTTACGCAAAATCCTACAGTTCGGTTTCTCCTTTATACAGCGGTAGCATTGCGATCGATAATTTTTCCTTACCCAAACCTCCGATTTCATCTGTTCCCGAACCTGGGGGTACAATTCCATTGTTACTGCTAGGTGCTGCGTTCTTAACTAAGAAACTAACAGGAAAAATAATAGCAATGACTTGATTTAGGTAAATAGTGGGTAGGCTATTGTGGAAGAGATTGTGATGCCAGAAAGTCTATGGTCTTTCCTCCCGATCCGCCTGCGTCTGGTGCATCTGCCTCTGGTAAGGAAAACTCATCTCTGGAGGCGGGTTTAGCAGCGCTCAAGCAAGGAAATTACAAAGATGCGATCGCTCACTTAGAAGCTGTCTGCCAAATCCAACAGAATCAAAATGCAATTTATAAGGCTCAGATGGGTTTAGTTGTAGCCTACGAACGTAGTGGCAATGTTCTAGGAGCGATCGCCCTGTGTAAAACTCTGAGTAAGAGTTCGAGCCGTCCCGTGAAAGAATGGGCCGATCGCACCCTGGCCGATTTTGTCAAGCGCTACCCAGAAGAAGGTACAGCAAGGCAGGAAGGCAGTGGGGAAGACAATCAGACTTCCCAGTCAAAAGACACTGGGTTTGTGCCTTTTAACCCCACAGCACAAGTGTCTTCGAGCAGACCGAAGGTGCCTGTGAGTCCGCCTTCATCATCTTTAAAGGATCGAAATTCTTCTTTATCTTCCCCATCTTCCCCCTCAAAGCAGGGAAACAAAGAAAATCAACCAGAAATCAGATCGCAAATATCACAAAAGTTTGATTCTGCCTCATCGCCTGGGTTTGTTCCCCTAGATAAGGCAACTAAACCAAGCAGAGGAGCAGAAGAGAAAGTCGCCAGTCGCCAATCTTCAGATCCTGAGAAAAAAAAAGCAGAAAAGAGCTTAGATTATAAACCAGGATGGAAACAAGCCGGAAGGGCACAAAAGTGGCAACGCTTGCCAGTAAAGACGGGTTTTCTCTTTGATTTATCGCAGCTTTGGGGAGTGCAGGCAGTAACTGCGATCGTCCTGCTGATTTCGACGTTTTGGGCGATCGATACCATACTCAAATTCGCAGTTAAAACAGGGAGAGATCTTTTAATTAAACTGCGAATTATCTATATAGGCGAGGATTACTATAACGACCCGATGCGTTTAGTTCCCATTGCCAGCGCGATCGCACTGATAGCCCTGATTGCCGCATCTCCCTGGTTAATGGATGGATTGCTCAAAGCATACCACAACCTCAAACCTTTACCGACGGCAACATTGAGCGAACGCAGTCCCGAAGCGGTCAGAGTGCTGCAACGTTTTACCCGCGAACAGCGCTTACCTTCTCCCACCTTATTTGTCTTACCAAATTCTGCACCCTTAGCACTTACCTACGGGAATCTGCGCCGTACTGCCCGCATTGTCGTAACTCAAGGATTGTTAGACCGATTGGCAGATGACGAAATCGCCACTATTTATGCCGAACAGTTGGGGCATATCGTTTACTGGGATTTCGCGCTGATGTCTTTGGGTGTTCTAGTGGCCCAAGTGCCTTACACTTTTTACTGGAGAGTGAGCCAGTTGGGAGATTTGTCGCCAAACTCGTTTTTGCGGTTGATTGCCGGAGCGATCGCGGCATTGAGTTACGGTATATATTGGCTATTTCGTTGGCCGCTTTTGTGGTTATCGAGGGCGAGGATTTACTATAGCGATCGCATTTCCTGCGAAGTTACGGGTAATCCGAACGGCCTCAGCCGCGCTATCTTGAAAATGGCGATCGGCATTGCCAAAGATATCGAGCAACAGGGACAAACGAGCAATCTGCTGGAAAGTTTCGAGCTGTTGACGACGGTGGGATATCGACAGGCGATGAGTTTGGGCAGCCTCTACGCTCATACTCCCCTAGAACCGCTGCTGGCGTGGGATTGCGTCAATCCTCATCGTCGCTGGTTAGCTATTAATAATTCTCATCCCCCAATGGGAGAGCGGTTGCAAATTTTAGCTCGCTATGCAAATTTCTGGAAATTAGAAACCGAACTTAACCTAACTTACCAATCTTCTGTTACCCTTCAAAATTCAAAATTTTTCTTACAAGGTTCGCCTTATTTTGGCGTTTTTATGGGTTTAGCCTTGGGAGGGATATTCTGGTTTATTGGCGGAATTAGCAGCTTGATGAGATTCCGACCGCTAGATTGGATGTGGGGAGATCCGTCAATTATATACGGTTGCCTGCTCATCGGCATCAGCATAGGCATCTTGTTGCGGATCGATTCTTTCTTTCCGGATATGAAACCTTTGTCTGTAAAAAAAGAAGCTGTTTTGGCAGATTTGCTAACCAATCCCGTTGCTTTACCCGCAGACAGTCAACCGATATACCTGGAAGGGAAATTGTTAGGGCGTCCCGGTGTCAGTAACTGGCTTTGTCAAGACCTCATTTTGCAAACGGCTACTGGTTTAGTTAAATTACACTTTTTTTCTTGGTTTGGGCCCATAGGCAATCTGTTGCCGCGATCGCCTCGCCCCAGCGATTTAGTCAACCGACCGATCTCCGCAACGGGTTGGTTTCGTCGGGGTGTTACGCCGTGGATCGATCTTGACAGCCTGAGAACTCAAGGCGGTAAAACCAGCCAAAGCGCTCATCCTGTCTGGTCTACGATTTTAGCGATCGCGGCTGCTCTTTGGGGC
The sequence above is drawn from the Aerosakkonema funiforme FACHB-1375 genome and encodes:
- the prfC gene encoding peptide chain release factor 3, with the protein product MTTEVEIELEAAVERRRNFAIISHPDAGKTTLTEKLLLYGGAIHEAGAVKARRAQRKATSDWMEMEQQRGISITSTVLQFEYRNCQINLLDTPGHQDFSEDTYRTLAAADNAVMLIDAAKGLEAQTRKLFEVCRMRNLPIFTFINKLDRPGREPLELLDEIERELGLQTYAVNWPIGMGDRFKGVFDREKRQIHLFERTAHGSREAKDTIVELGDPRLEKLLDRDLYYQLKEDLEVLEEVGPALDVEKVHSGKMTPLFFGSAMTNFGVELFLNSFLDCALKPGSHNSTIGEIPPTYPDFSGFVFKLQANMDPKHRDRVAFVRVCTGKFEKDMTVNHARSGKTVRLSRPQKLFAQERESIEEAYPGDVIGLNNPGVFAIGDTIYIGQKLEYEGIPCFSPELFAYLKNPNPSKFKQFRKGVSELREEGAVQIMYSADESKRDPILAAVGQLQFEVVQFRLLNEYGVETHLDLLPYTVARWVASGWEALEKVGRLFNTVTVKDSWGRPVLLFKNEWNLQQVQADHPELQLNSSAPVVSGQEPESL
- a CDS encoding zinc metalloprotease HtpX yields the protein MVFPPDPPASGASASGKENSSLEAGLAALKQGNYKDAIAHLEAVCQIQQNQNAIYKAQMGLVVAYERSGNVLGAIALCKTLSKSSSRPVKEWADRTLADFVKRYPEEGTARQEGSGEDNQTSQSKDTGFVPFNPTAQVSSSRPKVPVSPPSSSLKDRNSSLSSPSSPSKQGNKENQPEIRSQISQKFDSASSPGFVPLDKATKPSRGAEEKVASRQSSDPEKKKAEKSLDYKPGWKQAGRAQKWQRLPVKTGFLFDLSQLWGVQAVTAIVLLISTFWAIDTILKFAVKTGRDLLIKLRIIYIGEDYYNDPMRLVPIASAIALIALIAASPWLMDGLLKAYHNLKPLPTATLSERSPEAVRVLQRFTREQRLPSPTLFVLPNSAPLALTYGNLRRTARIVVTQGLLDRLADDEIATIYAEQLGHIVYWDFALMSLGVLVAQVPYTFYWRVSQLGDLSPNSFLRLIAGAIAALSYGIYWLFRWPLLWLSRARIYYSDRISCEVTGNPNGLSRAILKMAIGIAKDIEQQGQTSNLLESFELLTTVGYRQAMSLGSLYAHTPLEPLLAWDCVNPHRRWLAINNSHPPMGERLQILARYANFWKLETELNLTYQSSVTLQNSKFFLQGSPYFGVFMGLALGGIFWFIGGISSLMRFRPLDWMWGDPSIIYGCLLIGISIGILLRIDSFFPDMKPLSVKKEAVLADLLTNPVALPADSQPIYLEGKLLGRPGVSNWLCQDLILQTATGLVKLHFFSWFGPIGNLLPRSPRPSDLVNRPISATGWFRRGVTPWIDLDSLRTQGGKTSQSAHPVWSTILAIAAALWGAYIIFKGGA